From a single Litorilinea aerophila genomic region:
- a CDS encoding cytochrome c maturation protein CcmE: MTQLVDRAQVIPAELGQRKAAGNNYKFILGGFLIIGLVVGLIVQATLSTGAYYLTVSELQERIPAIYGERVRVSGTVVEGSEDWNPQEITLRFAIQDENNAQLLIVFEGPRPDNFQRAASAIVEGELRPDGTFKADTLLLKCPSRYEEEPEEIFVRAER, from the coding sequence ATGACCCAACTGGTCGATCGGGCTCAGGTGATTCCGGCAGAACTGGGCCAGCGCAAAGCGGCCGGCAACAACTATAAATTCATCCTCGGTGGCTTTTTGATCATCGGGTTGGTGGTTGGCCTCATTGTCCAGGCTACCCTTTCCACCGGCGCTTACTACCTCACCGTGAGCGAGCTGCAGGAGCGGATACCCGCCATCTACGGCGAACGGGTCCGGGTAAGCGGCACGGTGGTGGAAGGCAGCGAGGATTGGAATCCCCAGGAGATCACCCTGCGCTTTGCCATCCAGGACGAAAACAACGCCCAGTTGCTCATTGTCTTTGAAGGCCCCCGACCAGACAACTTCCAACGGGCAGCCTCGGCCATCGTGGAAGGGGAGCTGAGGCCCGACGGCACCTTCAAGGCCGACACCCTCCTGCTGAAATGCCCCAGCCGCTACGAAGAGGAGCCCGAGGAAATTTTCGTCCGCGCGGAACGCTGA
- a CDS encoding c-type cytochrome, which produces MPLIIAIAAMVSLIRPTAGQELPPSPQFDLAQVPPPVDRPMARLGQTLYLESCAPCHGEQGNGDGPTAADLPTPPTRFADPQAIWSLSPAELFFTTKFGRIDKLMPPWENRLTDEQIWQVVAYAWSLHTSQAEVAAGAELYAQSCAQCHGEQGRGDGPQASVDLPDFADPAYAMARSQAEWLAGWQSAHPEVGAGWSQAQQQQVLEYIRTFSYGPAWESPYRPGPGVIQGQVVAGTPDLTLSPNLTVTLRAFLGFEPVATFTTTVDDQGRFAFSDLAVGPEVVYLASASTAGITYSSPVLALTEEQPAQETTITLYATTDDPTGVRIDRAHWIIDFQPGALLVGQLITFGSENNRTFLGRRVDGVDVPVTASLFVPPGAEEISLENGVLGGRFRQVGNQIYDTVPIVPGTGTRQLVLRYRLPYQGTSLTLPQEFAYPVTALNLLVADLPQLEVQVEGLTGVGSQEFQGRTYRMWQADNLPATRLELDFQGLLPPGAVDPRQPQGNTGMGPVGTVPVLAPWMPWATGGLVGILLAGVLLWSWRRGRLGAPPQPDELRQRQMALLQHIARLDDRYALGELDQQTWQQQRARLKAELLAVATALEQNSLPDHSTP; this is translated from the coding sequence TTGCCCCTCATCATCGCCATCGCAGCGATGGTGAGCCTGATCCGCCCCACAGCCGGGCAGGAGCTGCCCCCTTCGCCCCAGTTCGATCTGGCCCAGGTACCGCCCCCGGTCGACCGCCCCATGGCACGCCTGGGACAGACCCTGTACCTGGAAAGCTGTGCGCCCTGCCACGGGGAGCAGGGCAACGGCGACGGCCCTACCGCCGCCGACTTGCCCACCCCGCCCACCCGCTTTGCCGATCCCCAGGCCATCTGGTCCCTTTCGCCCGCCGAGCTCTTCTTCACCACCAAGTTCGGCCGCATCGATAAGCTCATGCCGCCCTGGGAGAACCGCCTGACCGACGAACAGATCTGGCAGGTGGTGGCCTACGCATGGAGCCTTCACACCAGCCAGGCAGAGGTCGCTGCCGGCGCCGAACTCTATGCCCAGAGCTGCGCCCAATGCCACGGCGAACAGGGCCGGGGAGATGGCCCCCAGGCGTCGGTGGACCTGCCCGATTTCGCCGATCCGGCCTACGCCATGGCCCGCAGCCAGGCAGAGTGGCTGGCCGGCTGGCAATCGGCCCACCCAGAGGTGGGTGCCGGTTGGAGCCAGGCCCAACAGCAGCAGGTTTTGGAATACATCCGCACCTTCAGCTACGGCCCTGCCTGGGAAAGCCCCTATCGCCCAGGCCCAGGCGTCATCCAGGGGCAGGTGGTTGCCGGCACCCCGGACCTGACCCTGTCCCCCAACCTGACCGTGACCCTGCGCGCGTTCCTGGGCTTCGAGCCGGTGGCCACTTTCACCACCACGGTGGATGACCAGGGCCGCTTTGCCTTCAGCGACCTGGCCGTAGGGCCGGAGGTGGTCTACCTGGCCTCGGCATCCACAGCCGGCATCACCTACAGCAGCCCTGTCCTGGCCCTGACCGAGGAACAACCGGCCCAGGAGACCACCATTACCCTCTACGCCACCACGGATGACCCCACTGGTGTGCGCATCGACCGGGCCCACTGGATCATCGACTTCCAACCTGGGGCTTTGTTGGTGGGCCAGTTGATCACTTTCGGCAGCGAAAACAACCGCACCTTCCTGGGCAGGCGGGTGGACGGCGTGGATGTGCCGGTGACGGCCTCCCTGTTCGTGCCGCCGGGCGCCGAAGAGATCAGCCTGGAGAATGGCGTGCTGGGCGGCCGTTTCCGCCAGGTGGGCAACCAGATCTACGACACGGTTCCCATCGTCCCCGGTACCGGCACCCGTCAGCTGGTCCTGCGCTATCGCCTCCCCTACCAGGGCACCAGCCTGACCCTCCCCCAGGAATTTGCCTACCCCGTCACAGCGTTGAACCTGCTGGTGGCGGACCTTCCCCAGCTGGAAGTCCAGGTGGAAGGGCTCACCGGGGTCGGCAGCCAGGAGTTCCAGGGCCGGACGTACCGCATGTGGCAGGCGGACAACTTGCCGGCCACCCGGCTTGAGCTGGACTTTCAAGGATTGCTGCCGCCCGGCGCAGTGGATCCCCGGCAGCCCCAGGGCAACACCGGCATGGGGCCTGTCGGCACCGTACCAGTCCTGGCTCCCTGGATGCCCTGGGCCACGGGCGGGTTGGTGGGCATCCTGCTGGCCGGTGTGCTCCTGTGGTCGTGGCGTCGGGGCCGGCTCGGCGCTCCTCCCCAGCCAGACGAACTGCGCCAACGTCAGATGGCATTGCTGCAGCACATTGCCCGGCTGGATGACCGCTATGCCCTGGGCGAGCTGGATCAGCAGACATGGCAGCAGCAGCGGGCCCGGCTCAAGGCGGAGCTCCTGGCGGTGGCGACCGCCCTGGAACAGAATTCCCTGCCAGACCACTCCACCCCTTAA
- a CDS encoding cytochrome c-type biogenesis protein, whose protein sequence is MQTYPPAFSDPSPGRLSPSGPVSLSPWGRPWVALAWALFLGLIWLGLATPAWAQDATPPDVDPNQINAVARELWCPLCSGVRLDSCELKACEQMRDVIALKLAAGEDPESIKAYFVEQYGPQVLGEPPRQGFNWLAWILPVVAAVGGGLFVWRKARQMVRPATVTAPLPTSTADNRPGDGTADEDEYARKLEEELARYG, encoded by the coding sequence GTGCAAACATATCCACCTGCATTTTCAGATCCCTCCCCCGGCCGGCTATCCCCATCCGGCCCGGTTTCGCTGTCCCCGTGGGGACGCCCCTGGGTCGCGCTGGCCTGGGCGCTCTTTCTGGGCCTGATCTGGCTGGGGCTGGCCACGCCAGCCTGGGCCCAGGATGCCACCCCGCCCGATGTGGACCCGAACCAGATCAACGCGGTGGCCCGGGAGCTCTGGTGTCCCCTGTGCAGCGGGGTCCGCCTGGATTCCTGTGAGCTGAAGGCCTGCGAACAGATGCGAGACGTGATCGCGCTCAAGCTGGCCGCTGGTGAGGATCCCGAATCCATCAAAGCCTATTTTGTGGAACAATATGGCCCCCAGGTGTTGGGGGAGCCGCCGCGCCAGGGCTTCAACTGGCTGGCCTGGATCCTGCCCGTAGTGGCGGCGGTGGGAGGCGGCCTCTTCGTCTGGCGGAAAGCCCGCCAAATGGTCCGCCCGGCGACTGTCACGGCGCCGTTGCCCACCTCCACAGCCGACAACCGGCCAGGAGATGGGACGGCGGATGAAGACGAGTACGCCCGCAAGCTGGAAGAGGAGCTGGCCCGCTATGGCTGA
- a CDS encoding TlpA family protein disulfide reductase — MAELTRHDPGPEDDGVASLPSTTTAGHPRSVTLWRLVIIGIFLIFVAVLALRLWQTKASEHRAAGLAPPFTVTTFDGETISLEDLRGKGVVLNFWASWCDPCREEAPLLEQTWRRERDNGIIFIGLDYLDQEPAARAYLAEYDITYPNGPDLRSQAARRYGIKGVPETFFIDPEGRIIGIVIGPIQSQAQMDQYLNQIRPRRE, encoded by the coding sequence ATGGCTGAGCTGACCCGGCATGATCCCGGCCCGGAAGACGACGGCGTGGCCTCCCTGCCTTCTACGACAACGGCGGGGCATCCCCGTTCTGTGACCCTGTGGCGGCTGGTCATCATTGGCATTTTCCTGATCTTTGTGGCTGTCCTGGCCCTGCGGCTGTGGCAGACCAAGGCGTCCGAGCACCGGGCAGCGGGGCTGGCGCCTCCCTTCACCGTCACCACTTTCGACGGTGAGACCATCTCCCTGGAGGATCTGCGGGGGAAGGGGGTAGTGCTCAATTTTTGGGCCAGTTGGTGCGACCCGTGCCGGGAGGAGGCCCCTCTGCTGGAACAGACCTGGCGCCGGGAACGGGACAACGGCATCATCTTCATCGGGCTGGACTATCTGGACCAGGAGCCGGCGGCCCGGGCCTACCTGGCCGAGTACGACATCACCTACCCCAATGGCCCCGACCTGCGCAGTCAGGCCGCCCGCCGCTACGGCATCAAGGGCGTCCCCGAGACGTTTTTCATTGATCCCGAGGGACGCATCATCGGCATCGTCATTGGCCCCATCCAGAGCCAGGCCCAGATGGATCAGTACTTGAATCAGATTCGCCCCCGCCGCGAGTAA
- a CDS encoding heme lyase CcmF/NrfE family subunit, which translates to MIFHIGYLILITALLLALFGMAAGFLGGRRRDPRLVQSSFHAIYAVAVLVGLAGIILWYGLLTDQFQLTYVWNHSERALPTFYKFAALWGGQAGSLLFWSMILSAYSVMAVTVNRHRLQALMPYANGVLLATSAFFLVLLVFAANPFKQVDFVPPDGQGLNPLLQNYWMVIHPVMLYLGYVGMAIPFAFAMGALLSRRLDNQWVRTVRRWTLIAWMFLSAGILMGSQWAYMELGWGGYWAWDPVENASFLPWLTGTAFLHSIIIQEQRGILKVWNMVLIWLTYFLVILGTFTTRSGVLESVHSFAQSDVGAYFLVFLVLVVVSFLWLLFDRLPLLRDEQPIDSYASREAAFLGNNWLFTAIAFATLWGTFFPMFSELLTGERISVAAPFFNKVNGPLFLLLFLLMGIGPLLGWRRTSAQALRRQFTVPLAVAAVFALVFAWFSPNLFPVVGLATCVFVAATIVQEYVRGLQARRTATGEAIPVALASLLRRNGRRYGGYIVHLGIVLIGVAIIGNEFYQQTTHVTLAQGEGVTLGGYELVYSGMEQRRQSNLTEYGARLMVFRQQNGKLLGSILPRRNIYDKNPEMPTSEVGLYISPLEDVYVVLNGWEAGGTTATFSIYVNPLTIWMWIGGGVLILGTLIAIWPHPARRRVEAAQAGAHVGVGA; encoded by the coding sequence ATGATCTTTCACATCGGCTATCTGATCCTGATCACCGCCCTGCTGCTGGCCCTCTTCGGAATGGCCGCCGGCTTTTTGGGTGGCCGCCGCCGGGATCCCCGGCTGGTCCAGAGTAGCTTCCATGCCATCTACGCGGTGGCGGTATTGGTGGGCCTGGCCGGGATCATCCTCTGGTATGGGCTCCTCACCGACCAGTTCCAGCTCACCTATGTCTGGAACCATTCGGAGCGGGCCCTCCCCACCTTCTACAAATTTGCCGCCCTGTGGGGAGGGCAGGCCGGCAGCCTGCTCTTCTGGAGCATGATCCTCTCTGCCTACAGCGTGATGGCGGTGACGGTGAACCGCCACCGGCTCCAGGCCCTTATGCCCTATGCCAACGGGGTGCTCCTGGCCACGTCGGCCTTCTTCCTGGTGCTGCTGGTCTTTGCCGCCAACCCCTTCAAACAGGTGGACTTCGTCCCGCCGGATGGCCAGGGGCTCAACCCTCTGCTCCAAAATTACTGGATGGTGATCCACCCGGTCATGCTCTACCTGGGCTATGTGGGCATGGCCATCCCCTTCGCCTTTGCCATGGGCGCGCTGCTCAGCCGTCGCCTGGACAACCAGTGGGTGCGCACGGTACGACGCTGGACCCTGATCGCGTGGATGTTTCTCTCCGCCGGCATCCTCATGGGGAGCCAGTGGGCCTACATGGAGCTGGGCTGGGGTGGCTACTGGGCCTGGGACCCGGTGGAGAATGCCAGCTTCCTGCCCTGGTTGACGGGCACCGCCTTCCTCCACAGCATCATCATCCAGGAGCAGCGGGGTATCCTCAAAGTCTGGAACATGGTGCTCATCTGGTTGACCTACTTCCTGGTCATCCTGGGGACCTTCACCACCCGCAGCGGTGTGTTGGAAAGCGTCCACAGCTTTGCCCAGAGCGACGTGGGCGCCTATTTCCTGGTTTTCCTGGTTCTGGTGGTGGTCAGCTTCCTCTGGCTGCTGTTCGACCGCCTGCCACTGCTGCGGGATGAACAGCCCATCGACTCGTACGCCAGCCGGGAAGCAGCCTTTTTGGGCAACAACTGGCTCTTCACGGCCATCGCCTTCGCCACCCTGTGGGGGACCTTTTTCCCCATGTTCAGCGAGCTGCTCACCGGCGAGCGGATCAGCGTGGCCGCGCCCTTCTTCAACAAGGTGAATGGCCCCCTCTTCCTCCTGCTCTTTTTGCTCATGGGTATTGGGCCGCTGCTGGGGTGGCGGCGCACCAGTGCGCAGGCCCTGCGCCGGCAGTTCACCGTGCCCCTGGCCGTTGCAGCCGTCTTTGCCCTGGTTTTCGCCTGGTTCAGCCCCAACCTCTTCCCAGTGGTGGGCCTGGCCACCTGTGTCTTCGTGGCAGCGACCATTGTCCAGGAATACGTGCGGGGCCTCCAGGCCCGGCGCACCGCCACCGGGGAGGCCATCCCGGTGGCCCTGGCGTCCCTGCTGCGGCGGAACGGCCGCCGCTACGGCGGCTACATCGTGCACCTGGGCATCGTCCTCATCGGCGTGGCCATCATCGGCAACGAATTCTACCAGCAGACCACCCACGTCACCCTGGCCCAGGGGGAAGGGGTCACCCTGGGCGGCTATGAGCTGGTCTACAGCGGCATGGAGCAGCGGCGTCAGTCCAACCTGACCGAGTACGGCGCCCGGCTGATGGTCTTCCGCCAGCAGAACGGCAAACTGCTGGGCTCCATCCTGCCCCGTCGCAACATCTACGACAAGAATCCCGAGATGCCCACCAGTGAAGTGGGCCTCTACATATCGCCGCTGGAGGATGTCTACGTGGTGTTGAACGGCTGGGAGGCCGGCGGCACCACAGCCACCTTCAGCATCTACGTGAATCCCCTGACCATCTGGATGTGGATTGGCGGCGGGGTGCTGATCCTGGGCACCCTTATCGCCATCTGGCCCCATCCCGCCCGTCGCCGGGTTGAAGCGGCCCAGGCCGGCGCCCACGTGGGCGTCGGGGCATAG
- a CDS encoding zinc ribbon domain-containing protein produces the protein MSWLTLLVALLLSAAALAYVLWPLLRREAPPMLLENDRLTELLGRKDAVLRAIKDLEFDYQVGKVSEEDFHRFNQELRRQAIRLIQQIEQEAPQVTSLDERLEAEIARLRRTRADEASAPATISARYCTHCGHPLEADHRFCAHCGQPAALPETVHPG, from the coding sequence ATGTCCTGGCTCACCCTGCTTGTGGCCCTCCTGCTCTCCGCCGCAGCGCTGGCCTATGTGCTTTGGCCCCTCCTTCGCCGGGAGGCTCCGCCCATGCTGCTGGAAAACGACCGCCTGACCGAACTGCTGGGCCGCAAGGACGCGGTCCTGCGGGCCATCAAAGACCTGGAGTTCGACTACCAGGTGGGCAAAGTGAGCGAGGAAGATTTCCACCGCTTCAACCAGGAGCTGCGCCGGCAGGCCATCCGTCTGATCCAGCAGATCGAGCAGGAAGCGCCCCAGGTAACCAGCCTGGACGAACGGCTGGAGGCGGAGATCGCCCGCCTGCGCCGAACCCGAGCCGACGAGGCATCCGCTCCGGCCACCATCTCTGCCCGCTACTGTACCCACTGCGGCCATCCCCTGGAAGCCGATCACCGCTTCTGCGCCCACTGTGGCCAGCCGGCAGCCCTGCCGGAGACGGTCCACCCCGGCTGA
- a CDS encoding TetR/AcrR family transcriptional regulator, whose translation MSQPEERGTRREQILAAAMAVFARKGFDQASMDDIATEAGLSKGGVYWHFKSKEEMILAILDQLFQQDLARLAAVQGDGEPVMERLRRLLDFALEDVRRLADLQALSVSFYAAALFQEPVRQELRGYLRQYRALLEALIQQGIERGEFGDLSAQAAALAFMAQFEGLILLWMIDPEQIDLPAMAHYALTLLERAFRATSADTATSSTAALSS comes from the coding sequence ATGAGCCAGCCTGAGGAGAGGGGAACTCGCCGGGAGCAGATCCTGGCCGCGGCCATGGCCGTCTTCGCCCGCAAGGGCTTCGACCAGGCCAGCATGGATGACATCGCCACGGAAGCCGGCCTGAGCAAGGGCGGCGTCTACTGGCACTTCAAGAGCAAGGAAGAGATGATCCTGGCCATCCTGGACCAGCTCTTCCAGCAGGATCTGGCTCGCCTGGCAGCCGTACAGGGGGATGGGGAGCCGGTCATGGAGCGCCTGCGCCGGCTTCTGGACTTCGCCCTGGAGGATGTCAGGCGGCTGGCGGATCTACAGGCCCTGTCGGTCAGTTTCTACGCCGCGGCCCTCTTCCAGGAGCCGGTCCGACAGGAGCTGCGGGGCTACCTCCGCCAGTACCGGGCGTTGCTGGAAGCCCTGATCCAGCAAGGCATTGAACGGGGCGAGTTTGGCGACCTGTCCGCCCAGGCCGCGGCCCTGGCCTTCATGGCCCAGTTTGAGGGGCTCATCCTCCTGTGGATGATTGACCCGGAGCAGATCGACCTGCCCGCCATGGCCCATTATGCCCTGACCCTGCTAGAGCGGGCTTTCCGGGCGACATCGGCGGACACCGCAACATCTTCGACGGCGGCCCTGTCTTCTTAA